From the Peromyscus leucopus breed LL Stock chromosome 8b, UCI_PerLeu_2.1, whole genome shotgun sequence genome, one window contains:
- the Srsf1 gene encoding serine/arginine-rich splicing factor 1, with protein sequence MSGGGVIRGPAGNNDCRIYVGNLPPDIRTKDIEDVFYKYGAIRDIDLKNRRGGPPFAFVEFEDPRDAEDAVYGRDGYDYDGYRLRVEFPRSGRGTGRGGGGGGGGGAPRGRYGPPSRRSENRVVVSGLPPSGSWQDLKDHMREAGDVCYADVYRDGTGVVEFVRKEDMTYAVRKLDNTKFRSHEGETAYIRVKVDGPRSPSYGRSRSRSRSRSRSRSRSNSRSRSYSPRRSRGSPRYSPRHSRSRSRT encoded by the exons ATGTCAGGAGGTGGTGTGATCCGGGGCCCGGCGGGGAACAACGACTGCCGCATCTACGTGGGGAACCTACCTCCGGACATCCGGACCAAGGACATTGAGGACGTGTTTTACAAATACGGCGCCATCCGCGACATCGACCTGAAGAACCGCCGCGGGGGACCTCCCTTCGCCTTCGTTGAGTTCGAGGACCCGCG AGACGCGGAAGATGCGGTGTACGGTCGCGACGGCTACGATTACGACGGCTACCGTCTGCGGGTGGAGTTCCCTCGGAGCGGCCGCGGGACGGGCCGAGGCGGCGGCGGGGGTGGAGGCGGCGGAGCTCCGAGAGGCCGCTATGGCCCGCCCTCCCGGCGGTCCGAAAACAGAGTGGTTGTCTCTG GACTGCCTCCGAGTGGAAGCTGGCAGGATTTAAAGGATCACATGCGTGAAGCAGGTGATGTATGTTATGCTGATGTTTACCGAGATGGCACTGGTGTCGTGGAGTTTGTACGGAAAGAAGATATGACGTATGCAGTTCGAAAACTGGATAACACTAAGTTTAGATCTCATGAG GGAGAAACTGCCTACATCCGGGTTAAAGTTGATGGGCCCAGAAGTCCAAGTTATGGAAGATCTCGCTCTCGAAGCCGTAGTCGTAGCAGAAGCCGTAGCAGAAGCAACAGCAGGAGTCGCAGTTACTCCCCAAGGAGAAGCAGAGGATCACCACGCTATTCTCCCCGTCATAGCAGATCTCGCTCTCGTACATAA